From the Rhodococcus sp. NBC_00297 genome, one window contains:
- a CDS encoding phosphotransferase family protein gives MNVAALETFLRDNGIDITGKLCVDRIAGGRSNLTYRAHDDTTSWIVRRPPVSGLTPSAHDMAREWTVTRALAGTDVPVATAVAFDADGATLGAPMTVVEFVPGQVVRTRTDLDALTDDDIAANTSELVRVLAALHAVDHHEVGLADFGRPDGFTARQVATWGRQWHRVKTRDLNDIDRLHQALTDAVPAHCAAAIVHGDYRVDNTILTHGEPGTVAALVDWEMSTLGDPLTDIALMCAYRQPMFDTVLGVDAAWTSPRYPDADDLAQHYAAVSGRDLAHWNFYRALADFKIAVIAEGIAHRAATSDDTDGTAAAAAHATAEFAAAGLRAFSR, from the coding sequence ATGAACGTCGCCGCACTCGAGACGTTCCTGCGCGACAACGGCATCGACATCACCGGAAAACTGTGCGTCGATCGCATCGCAGGAGGCCGGTCCAACCTCACCTACCGCGCCCACGACGACACCACATCCTGGATCGTGCGACGCCCCCCGGTCAGCGGACTGACCCCCTCCGCCCACGACATGGCCCGCGAGTGGACCGTCACCCGCGCCCTGGCCGGCACCGACGTCCCCGTCGCCACCGCCGTCGCCTTCGACGCCGACGGCGCCACCCTCGGAGCGCCGATGACCGTCGTCGAGTTCGTCCCCGGACAGGTCGTGCGCACCCGCACCGACCTCGACGCCCTCACCGACGACGACATCGCCGCGAACACCAGCGAACTCGTCCGTGTCCTCGCCGCGCTGCACGCCGTCGACCACCACGAGGTCGGACTCGCGGACTTCGGTCGGCCCGACGGATTCACCGCCCGACAGGTCGCCACCTGGGGACGGCAATGGCACCGCGTCAAGACCCGCGACCTGAACGACATCGACCGACTGCACCAGGCCCTCACCGACGCCGTCCCCGCCCACTGCGCCGCCGCCATCGTGCACGGCGACTACCGCGTCGACAACACCATCCTCACCCACGGCGAGCCCGGAACCGTTGCCGCACTCGTCGACTGGGAGATGTCCACCCTCGGTGACCCCCTCACCGACATCGCCCTCATGTGCGCCTACCGGCAACCCATGTTCGACACCGTCCTCGGCGTCGACGCCGCCTGGACCTCCCCCCGCTACCCCGACGCCGACGACCTCGCCCAGCACTACGCCGCCGTATCCGGACGCGACCTCGCCCACTGGAACTTCTACCGCGCCCTCGCCGACTTCAAGATCGCCGTCATCGCCGAAGGCATCGCACACCGCGCCGCCACCTCCGACGACACGGACGGCACCGCCGCAGCAGCCGCCCACGCCACAGCCGAATTCGCCGCAGCCGGGCTGCGCGCGTTCTCACGGTGA
- a CDS encoding FAD-binding protein yields the protein MNDIACDVLVIGGGMAGLTAGARAASAGRSVVVVEIGADVGGSARYAGYVWTAPDHTVMDAQNPHGDPALRRLLVDRFQDGVQWIRDTGVEVGDAQRILSFGRGHKFDTNQYVDLCRRIVLESGGAVLLNTSTESLSFENGVVTGAVIRTGTAEPQDVRAAHTVLATGGFQGSAALLEKHVHPNAGRMQLRSNPHSTGVGLTLAESVGAAAGAMNAGFYGHLIPSGVTLTDPSDFVDMSLYYSEHALLFDLDGTRFVDETLGDHLTTMALLDRREARGLLVADARVHRDWVLASYVEGAVAVDKFALASKRGGRVGRADTLEELEYLPEDWGYDGAAIAAAIADFNESTTSAEGPTPGRALDASALSEPPYYVIEAVPAVTFPFHGIRVDGDARVLTANGEPIPGLLAAGSDTGGLWNRAYAGGLAAALVLGLVAAETAE from the coding sequence ATGAACGACATCGCGTGCGACGTACTGGTGATCGGCGGAGGGATGGCCGGTCTGACCGCCGGGGCCCGTGCCGCGTCCGCAGGTAGATCCGTCGTCGTGGTGGAGATCGGTGCGGATGTCGGCGGATCCGCGCGCTATGCCGGATACGTCTGGACGGCACCGGATCACACCGTCATGGATGCACAGAACCCGCACGGTGACCCCGCCCTGAGACGACTACTGGTGGACCGGTTCCAGGACGGCGTGCAGTGGATACGTGACACCGGTGTGGAGGTGGGTGACGCTCAGCGAATCCTGTCCTTCGGGCGCGGACACAAATTCGACACCAACCAGTACGTCGATCTGTGTCGGCGCATCGTCCTCGAGTCCGGCGGAGCGGTCCTGCTGAACACGAGCACCGAGAGCCTGTCGTTCGAGAACGGCGTCGTCACCGGCGCGGTGATCCGGACCGGCACCGCGGAACCACAGGACGTGCGGGCGGCGCACACCGTGCTCGCCACGGGCGGTTTCCAAGGGTCCGCAGCGCTGCTCGAGAAGCACGTTCATCCGAATGCAGGGCGCATGCAACTGCGCTCGAACCCCCACAGCACGGGCGTGGGCCTGACACTCGCCGAGAGCGTCGGCGCTGCCGCCGGTGCGATGAACGCCGGCTTCTACGGGCACCTGATTCCCAGCGGGGTGACCCTGACGGACCCGTCCGATTTCGTCGACATGTCGCTGTACTACAGCGAACACGCGCTCCTGTTCGATCTCGACGGGACGCGCTTCGTCGACGAGACACTCGGTGATCACCTGACGACGATGGCTCTGCTCGACCGGCGCGAGGCACGCGGCCTCCTCGTGGCGGACGCTCGCGTGCACCGGGACTGGGTCCTGGCCTCGTACGTCGAGGGCGCCGTGGCCGTCGACAAGTTCGCACTGGCGAGCAAGCGCGGGGGTCGGGTCGGACGCGCGGACACGCTGGAGGAGCTCGAATACCTACCGGAGGACTGGGGATACGACGGAGCCGCCATCGCGGCCGCGATCGCCGACTTCAACGAGTCCACCACGTCGGCGGAGGGACCGACACCGGGACGAGCGCTCGATGCGAGCGCGCTGAGCGAACCCCCGTACTACGTCATCGAAGCTGTCCCGGCCGTCACCTTCCCGTTTCACGGCATCAGAGTCGACGGCGATGCCCGCGTTCTGACAGCGAACGGCGAGCCGATTCCGGGCCTGCTGGCAGCTGGTTCCGACACCGGCGGTCTGTGGAACCGGGCGTACGCAGGCGGTCTGGCGGCCGCTCTGGTGCTCGGACTCGTGGCCGCGGAGACTGCCGAGTGA
- a CDS encoding histone-like nucleoid-structuring protein Lsr2 has product MVRKVDVTLIDDLDGMSADDTVVFGYRGTWFEIDLSSENAAQIHGLLTEWSTRGRRSEDISTVRRRTAADRAETAAIRTWARGHGFAIADRGRIADSVVAAYRTRARPPSREDATCPRRRGRES; this is encoded by the coding sequence GTGGTTCGCAAGGTTGACGTGACGCTGATCGACGACCTGGACGGGATGTCCGCGGACGACACCGTCGTGTTCGGTTACCGGGGAACATGGTTCGAGATCGACCTGTCGTCCGAGAACGCAGCGCAGATCCACGGCCTGCTCACGGAGTGGAGCACCCGAGGACGTCGGTCGGAGGACATCTCGACGGTGCGGCGTCGGACGGCAGCGGACCGCGCGGAGACCGCGGCGATCCGCACGTGGGCGCGTGGACATGGTTTCGCCATCGCCGACCGCGGGCGCATCGCCGATTCTGTCGTGGCGGCGTATCGGACGCGAGCACGTCCGCCGTCTCGTGAGGATGCGACCTGCCCCCGTCGTCGCGGACGGGAAAGCTGA
- a CDS encoding GAF and ANTAR domain-containing protein — protein sequence MTTSDPTPPELRLALAVRAVAALADDDHVAELLDRLTDVACTLVDAADHCGITLSIGDVTFTAAASSTEIAPINDQQYSADDGPCLHAARTAATIVVDCTVDDDRWPHLGPAARRVGINTMLCAPIVCDDRPVGSLTLFARAPQGFDDLDHRLVELLTGVTADALERARRRRELHGTIAGLRDALVHRAPIEQAKGILMALRGIDEDAAFTVLSTRSQHLNRKVRDIATEFVESVSAAAPTGDL from the coding sequence GTGACCACGTCGGACCCCACACCGCCCGAGCTGCGGCTCGCTCTGGCCGTCCGGGCAGTTGCCGCACTCGCCGACGACGACCACGTCGCCGAGCTGCTCGATCGACTGACCGACGTCGCCTGCACCCTCGTCGATGCCGCCGACCACTGCGGCATCACGCTGTCGATCGGCGATGTCACCTTCACCGCCGCAGCCTCGAGCACGGAGATCGCGCCGATCAACGACCAGCAGTACTCCGCCGACGACGGTCCCTGTCTGCACGCGGCTCGCACGGCCGCCACCATCGTCGTCGATTGCACGGTCGACGACGATCGATGGCCGCATCTCGGACCTGCTGCTCGCCGCGTAGGCATCAACACCATGCTGTGTGCGCCGATCGTCTGCGACGATCGGCCGGTCGGATCGCTGACCCTGTTCGCCCGTGCACCACAGGGTTTCGACGATCTCGATCACCGCCTCGTCGAGCTGCTCACGGGAGTGACAGCGGATGCTCTCGAGAGGGCTCGACGTCGCCGCGAACTACACGGAACCATCGCCGGACTACGGGACGCGCTGGTGCACAGGGCTCCCATCGAACAGGCCAAGGGCATTCTGATGGCACTGCGTGGCATCGACGAGGATGCGGCCTTCACTGTGCTGTCGACCCGCTCCCAACATCTCAATCGCAAGGTGCGCGACATCGCCACCGAGTTCGTCGAGTCCGTCAGCGCCGCCGCGCCGACCGGCGATCTCTGA
- a CDS encoding NmrA family NAD(P)-binding protein: MITVTSAAGGIGRLLVRQLASRGVPIRAVVKNDDQARSTRRDGATEVVVGDLRAPQTLDTALAGTTVLYHAAPTQIIDERPIIDHLIASGPSHGLQHIVFHSVIHPELHQLTHHRQKDIAEGMLLDSAIPTTVLRPSHYMQNYLEVWDLLHAGVMPYPVSPDSVMGVVDVADVAEVAATIALDPAPHTGRTYDLSTVELTRRQMAAIWSTVLGHRVTALRIPPSSLRHRTAALPALGPILVEAVRATGMHSASHLVRGIGAAANPRGMNDWPHDAREAYRTMMSHYDLHGLPAGDLTVLPALLGREPTSYEEFARRSASERGHRSKDSRG, from the coding sequence ATGATCACGGTGACCAGTGCCGCAGGCGGTATCGGACGGCTGCTCGTCCGACAGCTGGCATCACGGGGTGTTCCGATACGAGCGGTGGTGAAGAACGACGACCAGGCCCGTTCGACTCGGCGGGACGGGGCCACCGAGGTCGTCGTGGGCGATCTGAGAGCCCCGCAGACACTCGACACGGCCCTCGCCGGCACGACCGTCCTGTACCACGCGGCTCCGACGCAGATTATCGACGAGCGACCCATCATCGATCACCTCATCGCTTCAGGACCATCACATGGTCTGCAGCACATCGTGTTCCACTCGGTGATCCACCCCGAACTGCACCAGCTGACCCATCATCGGCAGAAGGACATCGCGGAGGGGATGCTGCTCGACAGCGCGATCCCCACCACCGTCCTGAGACCGTCGCACTACATGCAGAACTACCTCGAGGTGTGGGACCTTCTGCACGCGGGCGTCATGCCGTACCCGGTCTCACCGGACAGCGTCATGGGAGTGGTCGACGTCGCCGATGTCGCCGAGGTGGCCGCCACCATCGCACTCGATCCGGCCCCACACACCGGGCGTACCTACGACCTGTCCACCGTCGAACTGACTCGCCGCCAGATGGCGGCGATCTGGTCGACGGTGTTGGGCCATCGCGTGACTGCTCTCCGCATCCCGCCGTCATCGCTCAGACACAGGACAGCCGCCCTGCCCGCGCTGGGACCGATCCTCGTCGAGGCCGTCCGGGCGACCGGAATGCACTCCGCGAGCCACCTCGTGCGGGGAATCGGCGCGGCCGCCAATCCCCGCGGCATGAACGACTGGCCGCACGATGCGCGCGAGGCGTATCGCACGATGATGTCGCATTACGACCTGCACGGACTTCCCGCCGGTGATCTGACCGTGCTTCCCGCACTGCTCGGACGCGAACCCACCTCCTACGAGGAGTTCGCCCGACGGTCCGCCTCCGAGCGTGGGCATCGGTCGAAGGACTCCCGAGGATGA
- a CDS encoding SDR family NAD(P)-dependent oxidoreductase, whose product MSRSQDPFRPARSMVTGASSGIGAEFARVLAARGSDLVLVARREDRLTVLAAELERAHGIHCRTVSHDLSEPAAGRRLRTLVPERLDLVVNNAGFAVQGPFVDNDADDLARLLAVDVAAVVDICSAFLPDMISRGTGSVVNVASTTAFQPVPTLAVYAAAKAFVLSFTQSLWYESRRHGVRVFALAPGPTRTEFFDVIGESAAMTGSYQSPAEVVATAMRALDARTSRPQVISGRRNAIVAATAALTPPRVLLPAVARLLR is encoded by the coding sequence ATGAGTCGCTCGCAGGATCCATTCCGACCGGCGCGGTCCATGGTGACCGGGGCGAGTTCCGGCATCGGGGCCGAGTTCGCCCGAGTCCTGGCCGCGCGCGGCTCCGACCTGGTGTTGGTGGCACGACGGGAGGACCGGTTGACCGTTCTCGCGGCCGAACTCGAACGTGCACACGGCATCCACTGCCGTACGGTCTCCCATGATCTGTCGGAACCCGCAGCCGGACGTCGACTGCGGACCCTGGTTCCCGAGAGACTGGACCTCGTCGTCAACAATGCCGGCTTCGCTGTACAGGGCCCGTTCGTCGACAACGATGCCGACGACCTCGCGCGGCTCCTGGCGGTCGATGTCGCTGCAGTGGTGGACATCTGCTCTGCCTTCCTCCCCGACATGATCTCCCGCGGCACCGGGTCCGTCGTCAACGTCGCCAGCACGACGGCGTTCCAACCCGTCCCCACCCTCGCCGTTTACGCCGCAGCCAAGGCGTTCGTCCTGAGCTTCACGCAGTCGCTGTGGTACGAGTCCAGGCGCCACGGTGTGCGAGTGTTCGCACTCGCCCCGGGTCCGACACGCACCGAGTTCTTCGATGTCATCGGCGAGTCCGCCGCGATGACCGGCTCGTACCAGTCACCGGCCGAGGTCGTCGCCACCGCGATGCGCGCCCTCGACGCCAGAACCTCACGTCCACAGGTTATCTCAGGACGGAGGAACGCCATCGTGGCCGCCACGGCAGCGCTGACGCCACCTCGGGTACTGCTTCCGGCGGTGGCGCGGCTGCTGCGCTGA
- a CDS encoding TetR family transcriptional regulator produces MARASKFTAADRRAAVERAFEGTESPTAVASDLGVHPTTLYRWAASDTVDDPGPAPTRLVHATQTLLEHSDYGDITVEAVAQHCGLAARTAFHHFPTKRDLFHAAVNDAATTLIDRMATRSEQATWPDDPLGQLRSFLHIAAATIYDTPATHVLFRNIGVPRSEGTAEGWHTDFVVAIEQLLHRAADAGQIERHTDVAAAAQLVTGAMRGIHTAVFDGASPDVALDLVDRVPLLIPGPRRP; encoded by the coding sequence ATGGCCAGGGCCTCGAAGTTCACTGCGGCCGACCGTCGCGCCGCTGTGGAGCGTGCCTTCGAGGGAACAGAGAGTCCCACCGCCGTCGCATCTGATCTGGGTGTCCACCCGACCACTCTTTATCGGTGGGCCGCGTCCGACACGGTGGACGACCCGGGGCCGGCGCCCACTCGGCTCGTCCACGCCACCCAGACGCTGCTCGAGCACTCCGACTACGGCGACATCACCGTGGAGGCCGTGGCGCAGCACTGCGGACTCGCGGCTCGGACCGCATTCCACCACTTCCCCACCAAACGCGACCTGTTCCACGCAGCCGTCAACGATGCCGCCACCACGCTGATCGACCGCATGGCAACGCGTTCCGAGCAGGCGACGTGGCCGGACGATCCTCTGGGACAGCTGCGATCGTTCCTGCACATCGCCGCGGCCACCATCTACGACACTCCGGCGACCCACGTGCTGTTCCGCAACATCGGTGTTCCCCGCAGCGAAGGAACCGCCGAGGGGTGGCACACCGACTTCGTCGTCGCGATCGAACAACTGCTGCACAGAGCGGCCGATGCCGGTCAGATCGAACGCCACACCGACGTGGCCGCGGCAGCGCAACTCGTGACCGGCGCCATGCGCGGGATCCACACCGCCGTGTTCGACGGCGCCTCTCCCGATGTCGCACTCGACCTGGTGGACCGCGTTCCCCTGCTGATACCCGGCCCCCGTCGACCGTGA
- a CDS encoding TetR/AcrR family transcriptional regulator, whose amino-acid sequence MIKPTSTRDDVRARIIEVAAALLRDHGVAAVTTRGVAEGADVQPPTIYRLFGDKDGLLESVAEHVLAEHVSMKRRITETAASQGVDPLVDLHDGWLTQVEFGIANPELFRMMNGPQHLTRSRAAQAGMDVLWARIHRVAETGRLRVSEQRALGLVQAAGVGTTSVLLATPAEDRDDELADAMFDAVMRQILTDPPDREQDDHAAAAVAFRAITPALDTLSAAERAVMVEWLDRVIAGL is encoded by the coding sequence GTGATCAAGCCGACCAGCACTCGAGACGACGTCCGGGCGCGGATCATCGAGGTCGCGGCCGCCCTGCTGCGCGATCACGGCGTGGCCGCAGTGACCACTCGTGGGGTTGCCGAGGGTGCCGACGTACAGCCCCCGACCATCTATCGACTGTTCGGTGACAAGGACGGTCTCCTGGAATCCGTAGCAGAACATGTTCTGGCCGAGCATGTCTCGATGAAGAGACGCATCACCGAGACGGCCGCGTCGCAGGGCGTGGATCCCCTCGTGGACCTGCACGACGGGTGGCTGACGCAGGTCGAGTTCGGCATCGCCAACCCGGAACTGTTCCGGATGATGAACGGCCCGCAGCACCTGACACGATCTCGCGCGGCGCAGGCCGGCATGGACGTCCTCTGGGCTCGGATACACAGGGTCGCCGAGACGGGCCGACTGCGGGTGAGCGAACAACGGGCGCTCGGACTCGTCCAGGCAGCGGGTGTGGGCACGACCTCGGTGCTTCTCGCGACTCCGGCCGAGGACCGCGACGACGAGTTGGCCGACGCGATGTTCGATGCCGTCATGCGGCAGATCCTCACCGACCCGCCCGACCGCGAGCAGGACGACCACGCCGCCGCCGCGGTCGCTTTTCGTGCGATCACGCCGGCTTTGGACACGTTGAGCGCCGCCGAGCGCGCGGTCATGGTCGAGTGGCTCGATCGGGTGATCGCCGGACTCTGA
- a CDS encoding NmrA family NAD(P)-binding protein: MIVITGATGALNGATVDHLLRHRPASEIAVAVRDASRARRFADLGIEVRHGDYADPASLPDAFANADQLLLVSSSDPRADAVSLHRNAIDAAVTAGVGRILYTSHQGAADDTPFGPGRDHAATERLLAGSGLPWTSLRNGFYAHSLAWSTGPWRESGVITVPADGPVSWTSRADSAEAAAAIIASNGAYDGPVTVTAESAPTFEEVAAIASDVAGRTVRRVLMDPEDWIAARVASGQPEFAARFTLGMFDAAAGGWFAGIDPLLGQLLGRSPATVRDALTLA, encoded by the coding sequence ATGATCGTCATCACCGGCGCCACCGGCGCGCTGAACGGCGCCACTGTCGACCACCTGCTCAGACATCGCCCCGCTTCGGAGATCGCGGTGGCGGTCAGAGACGCGTCCAGGGCCCGACGCTTCGCCGATCTCGGCATCGAGGTGCGCCACGGCGACTACGCAGACCCGGCGTCGCTGCCGGACGCGTTCGCGAATGCCGATCAGCTGCTGCTCGTCTCGTCCAGTGATCCGAGGGCCGACGCAGTCTCCCTGCACCGCAACGCGATCGACGCGGCCGTCACCGCGGGCGTGGGGCGAATCTTGTACACGAGTCATCAGGGGGCCGCGGACGACACGCCATTCGGTCCGGGTCGAGACCACGCGGCGACGGAGCGGCTGCTGGCGGGTTCCGGCCTGCCGTGGACCTCGCTGCGCAACGGCTTCTACGCCCACAGCCTGGCCTGGTCGACTGGCCCCTGGCGCGAGTCCGGCGTCATCACCGTTCCGGCCGACGGTCCGGTGTCGTGGACGTCCCGAGCGGATTCGGCGGAGGCTGCGGCGGCGATCATCGCATCGAACGGCGCGTACGACGGACCGGTCACGGTGACCGCCGAGTCCGCACCCACCTTCGAGGAGGTGGCGGCGATCGCTTCCGACGTGGCCGGGCGGACGGTACGGCGAGTCCTGATGGACCCTGAGGACTGGATCGCAGCCCGGGTCGCTTCGGGACAGCCGGAATTCGCGGCTCGCTTCACACTCGGGATGTTCGACGCTGCAGCCGGCGGTTGGTTCGCCGGAATCGATCCCCTGCTGGGACAGTTGCTCGGCAGGTCGCCTGCGACCGTGCGCGACGCGCTGACTCTCGCGTAG
- a CDS encoding AraC family transcriptional regulator produces the protein MESTIDDRSSRMWRGDDALGDALHSLRMRGVFYVRSELTAPWGLDIPAMEDCLWFHAPVVGSCLLDLPGTEPRLVGEGECVLVPHGRGHRVVDDPSSLSVSMYDPEPEWISDRFIVLEHGGGGERAVLICGAVKFDHPTARSLLDVLPDVLVGDRGSAVSAAVLELLANEAAARRPGGEAVVTRLADILIIDLVRAWLREEGAEIGGWLGALRDRQIGAAVIAMHRHPERPWTVADLARTAAMSRSAFAALFTALVGEAPLVHLTRRRMQLAAAELMRSNATISSVAASFGYGSDAAFSRAFTRTMGRSPSSMRHSGSAS, from the coding sequence GTGGAGTCCACCATTGATGATCGATCGTCCAGGATGTGGCGCGGTGACGATGCGCTCGGCGACGCCCTGCACTCGCTGCGGATGCGTGGGGTGTTCTACGTTCGATCGGAACTGACGGCTCCCTGGGGTCTCGACATCCCCGCGATGGAGGACTGCCTGTGGTTTCACGCACCGGTGGTGGGATCGTGCCTGCTCGACCTGCCGGGGACGGAACCTCGGCTGGTGGGCGAGGGTGAGTGCGTGCTGGTCCCGCACGGTCGAGGCCACCGAGTTGTGGACGATCCGTCATCCCTGTCGGTGTCGATGTACGACCCGGAGCCCGAGTGGATCTCGGACCGCTTCATCGTTCTCGAGCACGGCGGCGGGGGCGAGCGGGCCGTGTTGATCTGTGGCGCCGTGAAGTTCGATCATCCGACTGCCCGCTCACTCCTCGACGTGCTGCCCGATGTGCTGGTGGGTGATCGCGGGTCTGCGGTCTCGGCCGCGGTACTGGAACTGCTCGCGAACGAGGCCGCTGCCCGCCGGCCGGGTGGGGAGGCCGTGGTGACGCGGCTTGCCGACATCCTGATCATCGATCTCGTCCGAGCGTGGCTCCGAGAGGAGGGCGCTGAGATCGGCGGCTGGCTGGGGGCGTTGCGCGACAGACAGATCGGTGCCGCGGTCATCGCGATGCATCGGCATCCGGAGCGGCCGTGGACGGTGGCGGATCTGGCTCGGACGGCGGCGATGTCTCGATCCGCCTTCGCCGCGCTCTTCACCGCGCTGGTGGGTGAGGCCCCGCTGGTCCACCTGACCCGTCGGCGCATGCAGCTCGCGGCGGCGGAGCTCATGAGATCGAACGCCACCATCTCCTCGGTCGCGGCCTCGTTCGGATATGGGTCCGACGCGGCGTTCTCGCGAGCGTTCACCCGCACGATGGGTCGGTCCCCGTCGTCGATGCGGCACTCAGGGTCGGCGTCGTAG
- a CDS encoding NmrA family NAD(P)-binding protein, giving the protein MTTQRTITVLGATGRTGRRLTDTLLGRGWKVRRVARTARPHPHPAATTHTGDLTDTDFLTTAFTGVDAAYVLVPFDPTAPDVRAHMDDIGSSITDALRRARVPRAVALSSLGAELEHGTGFLTALHAQEQRLTALETDLVLLRPGYFFDNLDPVLPHLRHIGALQDSIAPDVPLPMVAAGDVGAAAAAAVEELEHQGTTIREIRTAVDLTLTDLAAAVGRAQGIGHLPYQQLPDEETMTQLLQVGFSDDAARLQVEMHHAFSAGRVAATGDDPRAPTTVDDYLASRA; this is encoded by the coding sequence GTGACCACACAACGAACCATCACTGTTCTCGGCGCCACCGGCCGAACCGGACGACGCCTCACCGACACGCTCCTCGGCCGCGGATGGAAAGTACGCCGTGTCGCGCGCACCGCACGGCCCCACCCACACCCGGCTGCCACCACGCACACGGGCGACCTGACCGACACCGACTTCCTCACCACCGCGTTCACCGGCGTGGACGCGGCCTACGTCCTCGTCCCGTTCGACCCCACAGCACCCGACGTCCGAGCACACATGGACGACATCGGGTCCTCCATCACCGACGCACTCCGACGAGCACGGGTGCCACGCGCCGTCGCACTCAGTTCCCTGGGCGCCGAACTCGAGCACGGGACCGGATTCCTCACCGCACTGCACGCTCAGGAGCAGCGACTCACCGCCCTCGAGACCGATCTCGTCCTTCTCCGACCCGGCTACTTCTTCGACAATCTCGACCCCGTCCTGCCCCACCTCCGCCACATCGGGGCACTCCAGGACTCCATCGCCCCCGACGTGCCCCTGCCGATGGTGGCGGCCGGCGACGTCGGCGCAGCCGCGGCCGCGGCAGTCGAGGAACTCGAGCACCAGGGCACCACCATCCGCGAGATCAGGACCGCAGTCGATCTCACCCTGACAGACCTCGCCGCTGCGGTCGGCCGAGCACAGGGCATCGGCCATCTCCCCTACCAGCAGCTCCCCGACGAGGAGACGATGACCCAGCTACTCCAGGTCGGATTCTCCGACGATGCAGCGAGATTGCAGGTCGAGATGCACCATGCATTCTCTGCAGGACGCGTCGCCGCGACGGGGGACGACCCCCGCGCCCCGACGACGGTGGACGACTACCTGGCGTCGCGGGCGTGA
- a CDS encoding alpha/beta fold hydrolase has translation MTDIDVSALPRYSRTGRGAPMLLIHGIGHRHQMWDPVIPALADHFDTVAIDLPGFEESDPLGDGDAPTPARLADRVELVMDELGWDSAHLVGNSLGGWLSLEIARRGRATSVCALMPAGLWRSTGGTARVRRQVLFSVWVHGSRVPGVGFLLRRPLLRTVALFGLFGRPWRIPSVVAADDARNLATCDFDRTMSALEGTRFGGGAEIDVPITVVYGGRDPLIRAAETDLDGLPSLAAVIVHEHLGHVPTWDDPDLVAAVIRGSTTAS, from the coding sequence GTGACCGACATCGATGTCTCCGCACTGCCTCGCTACAGCAGGACCGGCCGGGGAGCCCCCATGCTCCTGATTCACGGGATCGGGCATCGACATCAGATGTGGGACCCCGTGATTCCGGCACTGGCTGATCACTTCGATACCGTCGCGATCGATCTCCCGGGCTTCGAAGAGAGTGATCCCCTCGGCGACGGTGACGCACCCACGCCGGCGCGACTGGCTGACCGGGTGGAGCTGGTGATGGACGAACTGGGCTGGGACAGTGCGCACCTCGTGGGCAATTCGCTCGGCGGGTGGCTCTCGTTGGAGATCGCGCGCCGTGGTCGGGCGACGTCCGTGTGTGCGCTCATGCCCGCCGGGCTGTGGCGCTCGACGGGCGGCACAGCCCGTGTGCGTCGGCAGGTGCTCTTCTCCGTGTGGGTGCACGGGTCTCGCGTTCCGGGTGTGGGGTTCCTCCTGCGCCGGCCACTGCTGCGGACCGTCGCCTTGTTCGGGCTGTTCGGCCGTCCGTGGCGCATCCCGTCGGTGGTGGCAGCCGACGATGCACGCAACCTCGCCACGTGCGACTTCGACCGCACGATGTCAGCCCTCGAAGGCACTCGCTTCGGCGGCGGAGCCGAGATCGATGTCCCGATCACCGTGGTCTACGGGGGCAGAGACCCGCTCATCCGTGCAGCGGAGACGGACCTCGACGGGCTGCCGTCCCTCGCCGCCGTCATCGTGCACGAGCATCTGGGGCACGTTCCCACGTGGGACGATCCTGATCTCGTGGCGGCTGTGATCCGGGGTTCGACCACGGCGTCGTGA